In one Oncorhynchus masou masou isolate Uvic2021 chromosome 23, UVic_Omas_1.1, whole genome shotgun sequence genomic region, the following are encoded:
- the LOC135510148 gene encoding endonuclease domain-containing 1 protein-like, translated as MMGVLNHLSTLLLLSLLPPALSHVVLKFSDVSDCETFFLDGTTPNLPGIFVGGMVHNQGQNQNRYKLICQKYNNIYRFATLYDTTNRIPVFSAYTFSGKVVGRPKQSWMIEPQLENINDQRDMKVDNKAVTNQAVDTDYKKNNLDLDRGHLFPCSYAPDDDAKRSTFTLTNAVPQKRSFNQRSWAKMECKVRKALEVHCKDNNNKIKAYVVTGAVPSSNKLNDRVNIPDLMWTAFCCFDNKLKDWVTQAHWGENQNEDKGKTLTPVTLGALEDKLNQIYSVGVKVFDNKCLRDVVLKDETGRNLEAVEEVEPGKKRVREGSGEGNIKMARASGELKDCDDEDGCDCDCD; from the exons ATGATGGGGGTATTGAatcatctctctactctcctcctcctctctctccttcctcctgctctctctcatgTAGTGCTTAAGTTCAGTGATGTTTCAGACTGTGAGACGTTCTTCCTGGATGGGACAACTCCAAATCTCCCAGGTATTTTTGTTGGTGGGATGGTCCACAACCAGGGCCAGAACCAGAACCGCTACAAGCTGATTTGCCAGAAGTACAACAACATTTACAGGTTTGCAACTCTCTACGACACGACCAACAGGATCCCTGTGTTCTCAGCCTACACCTTCTCTGGTAAGGTAGTTGGTAGACCAAAACAGTCCTGGATGATCGAGCCCCAG CTTGAAAATATAAATGACCAACGTGACATGAAGGTGGATAATAAAGCTGTCACAAACCAGGCTGTGGacacagactacaaaaagaacaACCTGGATCTGGACAGAGGTCACCTGTTCCCATGTTCGTACGCACCTGATGATGATGCCAAGAGGTCCACTTTCACCCTGACAAACGCCGTTCCCCAGAAACGTTCCTTCAACCAACGCAGCTGGGCGAAAATGGAGTGCAAAGTTAGAAAGGCTCTTGAGGTTCACTGTAAGGATAACAACAACAAGATAAAAGCCTATGTGGTGACTGGAGCCGTGCCCAGCAGCAACAAACTGAACGACAGAGTGAACATCCCAGATCTCATGTGGACAGCCTTCTGCTGTTTCGACAACAAGCTGAAAGATTGGGTGACCCAAGCACACTGGGGTGAGAACCAAAATGAGGACAAGGGGAAAACATTGACACCGGTAACCTTGGGAGCACTCGAAGACAAGTTGAACCAAATCTACAGTGTCGGAGTCAAGGTGTTTGACAATAAATGTCTAAGAGACGTTGTATTAAAGGACGAGACAGGGAGGAACTTAGAGGCTGTAGAAGAGGTTGAGCCGGGGAAAAAGAGGGTCAGGgaagggagtggagaggggaacaTAAAGATGGCGAGAGCATCAGGGGAGTTAAAGGATTGTGATGACGAGGATGGATGTGATTGTGACTGTGATTAA